The DNA sequence ttcgaatttctgggtTTTTGGCCGGCAGATCCTTGGTCGTGCCTCGCGCCAGAGTGACTTGGTTAGACTCTGATTTGggattgtcgaaaattttcgccaacaCAACGAATGGAGATTCGAAGAATAAGGTGAAGACGAAGGCCGCGACGATCGAAAGCGCCAAATCAATCAAATACTCATAAATCTGCAAATAGATGGGTTGAATTTGAAATGCGCGGggtgaaaaatagaagttgtgaaaaagaaaacttacaatcaaagaatttgaaaacgacACGGGAGTCCGTGCAACAGCATTCCTCTGAGATTGGATCGAAAAATGCAACAAGTAAATAGAATACGATAACCGACTGAGGGGCCGAAAGAACGGCGCGGACAAAAATCTGTTAACGGGgcctgaaaaattaacaatgttAAACCATAAGTTTTATCAATGTATTGTTTTGTTCGACTAGAGTCCCATTTGCCTGCATTTGGAACCTTCAAGTTAAGGACTTTGCAGTCTTTTGCAATTCAGCGCAGCTTCCGCATCGAGAAATAAAGTAGATACTTGCCTCCATATCCCTGAGTGCATGCATAAATGATCCAAGCAATGGCAATCGACCAACATGGACGTAACGTGACTACGAGTACAACTTCCAATAAACGGTTGTCGACAAAATCCTTGTTGTAGTTGAAATGAGTAGCGCACGCACAAAATAGGAAAAGAACAGCGGTTACAATCCAGTTGATCGATACGTTCACCTCGAAatcagaaaatatttcgacATTAGACTATCAGTCGATCATCGAGATAGGATAGAAATTTCTTGTGATGCACAAACTTTGCCTGAAATACCTTCGTAAGCTGCCTCTTCTTAGTCGCTACGTCGTAACCCAATAAGATTCCGAGAAAGTAGGCGCAGGCTCGATTGTAAGTCGTCATATAGAAGTCGATGAAGTCATTTACGACTATTTTTCTGATgtggaaataattataatgaacATCTTTTTTTCGATGAATAATGTACTTCGTTAATATTCACTTACCCCAAATCCACGTCCATAGTGATTATTCTGTTAGTGTAACCATTGATAATCAAAACTACGGTTGGTGCAACAATCGAGgcgaggatgaaaaaataaagtattcGGATTCCATGTTTTGGCCAGCGGTACAGTGGATATATGACAATTGGCGATATCCAAAAGAGTTGCATGTCAGCAGCCAAGTACCAGGTGTGCATTAAACACTGCAATTTTTATGAGCTAGTCGAATTTATTAACATTCAAAACCTAAGCCTTTTCTGCTTTATTATACGAATAAGATATACATTTCACGTAGGACTACAAGTACCAAAGTACATCCAAGCTTTCAACAGTATCCTATAAACTCGCGTTTTTGGATGCGagtgttgtaaaatttttcattactctCTTAGTAGTAAGAACAGAATCGGCCGTATGTCCGATCTAGTAAAAGCGTGGATCCATACTAACCGAATTCTCCGGATTAATCAAGTTCTGAAGATACAATAAATTGAACCACccattttttttgcaaccttCTACGCCTGCAGTAAGCGAAGTTCTCCATACGGGACCGTTTCCAAAACGATTTGTAAGAAATGAAACGAACAAAATGACGACTGCTAAGGATGGCGTGAGTctataagaaaaatacaaatattgaATTAGTCTATGACGCCATTCCGGTATTTCCGGCGGTTACGTGGTCATGGAAGTACTTTACGCCGTTATGATACCTAGGCAGTTAAGTGGTCaatgaattgtgaaaaaaacacaacttACACAACTTACCTGAGGTAACGACGAAGGTAGAGCAGTGGCCAATTAATTCGTTTTCCCGATTTCATGGTTTTAAGAAGCAGATAAGCCATCAAAAATCCGCCGACTACAAAGAAGGTCTCGACAGCAAGTGGTGCAGCCTCCAGGTACAAAGATGTCCATGAATTTGACCACTGTGGATCGATTGTGACAACAATATTATAGACTTGCTTGGCGTGATTGGGTAAATAATTTGTATTCTTCAACAACGCGAATTTACGTATTAATAATCATCTCTACTAGAATGCAAATCGCACACTCAGAAAAGTATTGTACATTCTAACGGCGAACTCTGTTGTATTGAAAGCACGTTTTTCGTACCACCATGCTAATAAAGCAGCCGTCAATTGTTGGAGCAATTATGATCTATATTGCATATCGAGTGTACAGTTCAACTTACTTCATAGACTTCGAATAGATTGACAATCGGCCTGATGCTTGAAGTGAGGAAACGGTGGCCCAGTACGACCCAGCACATACTTAGAACTCTGATACCGTCGAGCGATTGCAGGCTATCAGGTTTTACTTCCGTGCTTAACACAGCGAGTGCATTGGTGTAGAGAGAGAATTTTGACAGCGTATTCATCAAACTAGATGCTTCTGTCGGCTTGCGTCTGCTCGCAAAATCGCAGACTGTACAAGCAATCATAAATGCGATAACGGCGACGACAAAAATTCTGAAAGCAATGCATTGTTTTCTTGAATGATCAAATGGGATTGTTTCCGAAAActatattcattattcaatGCCAACTCACAGTGTGTAAATTTCTCCAGCACTCAAGTCATCAGATCCCACTTGCGCACAGGACGCGGTACTTGTTTCAAATTCTAGATCGTTAATGGCTGGTGTGTTTGCGATAATGGCATTAATGATCTGCTCAACATGCGTCTCGTTGCACGACGATGGAAgacaaattgatgaaaaaatgcgGACATAATCTATATCGATAATCGCAGATAGATCGGGAGACATCGAACCCAGAGAAACCATGCAGTGCTTAGCCCGGATACCGAGGTGGTTGTATTGCTCATTGACTTCGATGCACTCGTCGTACATTCCGATGTCTCTAAAGTTTCCTTTCATAAGTCCTGATTGCAAACTCGACGAGGCATCCAACACTGTAATGGAAAATAGAATTACTATGAACTGCATAATCACACAAgggtttatatattttttatgggGCAAACTTCAGCGAATGGAGAGACTCTTTTACTTCTATAATAGCAGAACACTCTTTATATctaatatttgataaaaatttgcttTTATTCCTTACTTTGCAAGGCCCATTCTTGGTCAGATTCGATGGCTTCGATAAACACCGCGACTTCGTCCGCACAGGAAGATTCAGAGGTGTTAAGAAACGATTTGAAACCTTCTATCCATGGCCCTCGTGAAGATCTAACAATCCTTTTGATCCACATCCTGGTCTGGTCCGAGCCATGGATAGATGTACCCATTTCCATGGATGCAAAGCCCAAACTTATCATCAAAGTCACGAAAAGTACTACCACGAGTACGTTTAGATGAGGAAACATTTCTCCTGGCAGTTTGTTGGTTTCATGAAGACTGAACGATACGTTTTAGCTTCAGCATTTAAATAACTGGTTTTGGCCGTTCATTAACCTAACAAAGGACAGATTTCAGACTAAACATTCAATGCTTTCTACGAATTAATAAAACCGGTCGGGAGAAACGACCTCGTGTAAAAGCTGAATACGCagaattgttgaaatattgaaatgatgaaattttacagaaaaaatggCTAAATAGCGTCTGCGTACTCCATTTGCAGCAACGTCGTAGCCATGAGGGTGGTCGGTTAATCCGAGGGTCGCTATAcgttattataaaaaacatcaaaatatATGATGAACTGAGGAATCTTGGGATGAGGAGGAATGAAGAAGTACCGATGCTTGATTTAAGTATTGTATTGATATATTTATTCCAATGCACGAGACGAATCCTCTATGGCTAAAGTCCGACTGACTAAATCGGTTGGGGTACAAAAATGCGGAAGACTAAAAAGTCGACGGGACGAAATTCCGAAAGTCAAATTACCGACAGTTGAAAACGTAGAAAGACCATAAATACGAacttgtagaaaaataaaaatttttttccgcacAAAAACTAGGTTGTCTCtcggaaaaaacaaattttggtGAAGTTTCAACTCGATATGTCCATTTTTCGGTTAGGGCTAgtataaataagaatttttcggaaaaaaaaattttccctcaaCTTTATGTTCTATAATTCATTAAATATGATcgatcaaaaaaatatcaaggtGTCATTTTGTAGGGAATTAAAGTCTGTAGAAAAGTAACTTTtgatcgaattaaaaaaatcatccacTTCTTTTTTAGAGTCAATTAAACctaattttttgtataaatttacattcatatttattgttaaacaCTTACAAAACAATGTTCTTAAGTGTAAAGCTCATTGATATCAGTTTTTTTACCAAGCTTTATGATCTAAAGAAATAGTTTTTATACTTTAAGtaagtaaattaattttaagctACTTGTATTAACGGTTTTCGTGACaatacttttctttccttttttacgtttttttcattcaacctttccattaatttttatgtggtaaaatattgttcacaataattattttaagatTCTAAtactatttataaaaaattcatattttgttGACACAAATATACAATTTCTATGACAATAAAATACCGAGAAAATATCATTGAAGGCAAATGCGATGTTCTGgatttgcagaaatttttctttcgattcaGTTTCTAATTTTTGAAAGGTTATAATTTGTCAGGAGAACCTATTTCAAGTTATAAATGACATCGCTGAAAGGAGTGTTGcccttataaataaatataacgaaAGTCTCACTTACGATGAAGAACAGGGACAGTTTTTACTACAAATTGTTGCTGACCATCGTCAGAAATTTCCAGATTGTAGTTAACAAAATTTGTGTTTGTAATAGGATCtcctgaaaaattatacgttatacgttaatttataaaattataaactatacgttattatacgttatgtatgagaccgaaaaaaaatagtcgctTCACAgtcttatatatgtattctcTCTGCAACGCCAGAAGTATCCGATGACCGGTGTCTAGTGCTATTTAGCATAAATCTACTGCGGCCGTTCAGCTTTCAGCGTCATCTGCATTTCGAGGCTGATTTTTTCGGTTTCGCCGCTGTTAGAAGTATTAGCCGctcttaattttcaatttcagacctttaatttttttgtatcaccCTATTCTGTGCTTTGGTCATTCGAAATGCCAACTATCCCGAAAATACTTTTTCCGATAAAAGAGTCTTTGGTTGAATGAACTTTCGGGACAACTTTTATTCTACTGGatgatttatcaaaaataccAATTTCGGTTCACTGATCGttcgttattttgaatttcgtatCTCGATTTCGGTTTTCAGCCAGTGGGTTGTCTAGTCTTTCCGGATTTTGACCTCCACGCACTAAATCTCACTCGCACTCACTCATATCTGCGACTTCGACATGTCGCTGACGTCACGTCACGCCTTACGGCTGTCACATAAAAcaagatcaattttttgataatcatATACTTGTTTTTatagttattataattttcatgaatttatgaacgaaatttacaatataaaattatcTTATGAATTTTAATGGCTCATTTTAagtcataaattcaagttatTTTGTAACACAGTAACAGATTGTTTGTCCGCGAATAAAATATCATAGGTTAAACGATCTCGTAGTGCTTAGTATTACGATAAAGGTGTTTAACTAAAGaagtttttattgtatttttcgtACACAAACCTAATTTTTCGTTCACTGTACAGTCGAGTAATCATTCAATAGCGCCTTTTAATACGCTTTACTCAGGCAATTATTGTTCCACATTGACACATCTTGCGTTTCCTGCTTCACCCGCCCTTCATAGCCCCACTTACAAAAAATCTGACTCTAGGGAAAATTCCACCTCAAACATAGTGAAAAATGACCTCGTAGTTTttaaatcattaaaaattttttttcatgtgatatGTATGTCACATAGTAGACAAGTCCTTTTGTGTGCATGGTGACTTTGAGATTTAATATCACGTATCTGATGACAAAAGATCGTAAGCATTCAAAATGCGATTTACTGGCATAAGGTttgtatgtaaattttttttgttgcattcGTTTCAAAAATGCCAAAATATATAGATTTATCGGAATTAGCAAGTATGAAACGTAAGTGCAAACGGTCGTATGCTGGTATAGAcaaaaaatagcaatttttatatagaatgcagagaagaaaaacatcGGAACTTTCGCCGTTAGCAAACTGAGCGACACGACAAAAATTcgtatgtgttttttttttctttttaaatcgttGAACAACGCCCGGAAGGCAAAGATCCGATAAAAATTCCctcaaacaaaagaaaaaaaaaatccctacaGCTAAGTATATGATTTATTagcaaaaataagaaatcaacACTAAAAATACAGAATTACGTACGAAACGAAGAATGCGGGATTAGTTTcccttatacctatatctatatacattacaagcgtatatacatatgtcatATATCTAGTCATGAGAATTGACAGCCGTTTAAAATTCTTGGTCGAAATGACGATTTTGATGATGTTGGAAATATTACAACTGTTATATTTCGGCTCTCCGTGCATCGATCGTATTGATTTAGAGCTAAATAAAAGCTCTTAAAATCTATAATTTCATCGTAAGTGATTCGATGAATTGATTTCAATGGATGGGTTAGAAGGCTTTTCATCGCGATAAAAAATGGGGcgtctgttttttttaataagcttGGCGCGATCGGCGAGTACCGATTCTGATATGCACAGGAGCACTTCAGTCGAACCAGAATCTAGCTTGCCACGCAATATCCACCTTCCGGAACACACGTTGCTTAGTTTATCCACGTGAAATATGACACCCTTCATATGCAGAGGTATCAAGATGTGTGGCAATGCGCTCAGAGCAAGTTCTGGAACTGAGTTCTGTACGCAAGAAGACTCGACTTATCAGAGCGTGGCTGCGGAAGAACTGTTGCGTGAATCGAGACGCGTTTTATATGACCAGAGTGTAAAAAGTATTCCACATTCATTCTTCTAGGAAGCAAGTCTAGTGAGAGTGCAAAAAGAAGTGGGAGGAAAAATTGGCACATGCCTTTTGGGAATAATATTACAGTCAcgagaaagaatgaaagatggaaaaaggGTAAAATACAAGCAGAGTAAAGCAGCGAGATGAATTTCTTCGTGACGTCACTTTGCGTCCCTTGGATCGTCGACAATTTCGACTTTTACCCGCAGCGATTGGGACAGCCTCCGGAATTCAGATTCCGCGGATGTGGTTTCAGTGGACGAGTTTCCGGGAATCATCATCCCCTTCATGCGGCAAGCTttcattgtttgtttttgattaAACGAAAACAGACAGAGACAGTTCATCTCCTATCCCGATCCTTTTACTGCGGTACATCTATTCAGCGGCTTTAAAGCGGAGACTTGCATCGTTAAGAACTGGGACGCGTGAAAAGAGTTCGCCGATATTCGATCGAGTTCCATTATCTGGATGAACTGGTATTTTTAGTCGCTCAAAATCATGCTGTAAAAGTCAGCGCTCAGCCGCTTAAAGTTTAAATCCTCCCTGTTTGCCGAATTTTAATGAAAGCTCGGAAATCTAAATTGCTCATTAATATATCTCTTTGCTATATCGAAAGCAGACGCTGTAGAAAGCTCTCTATTCATCAGGCAGAGTCAATTTTCCCAACAATTATGAACCAAACAATCATTCTTGCGATTTCTGCTCTCCTTCGATTATTGTGTCTGACACCGAATAGACCTTCATTTATTGATCCTGAAGCACGGTGCGGAAAGTATTTCCAAAAACAATTTAGATACCTGTTATAATGAGAATTTTCTGTGTCAGAAtacatcttattgttagagatAATTCTTTTCTTCGAAATAATTTCCTTCTGTCTTCCAAGCCGCTTACGCCTGTAAAATCTGTACGCATTTGATGCTGCTGATTGTTGAGATTTCTTGTTACGTATTACGTGAATACGAAAATTCGCGCAACCTCTGATCTGCAGCTATCCATTTgcttttctatttcaaatttgaagtaaaaggatcttagaaaaaatgtttgatcTCAGACCGTAATATATAGGACAAGGATAGatatgtattaaaaattacaaaatatgtacattagaatgtattaaaaaaatcgaccgttttttttttcaaatttcaagtcaaaaaTGTTGTTCCAAATGACGAAAAGAAAATGCTGTTCAAGTTTCagcttttaattttaatatttgaaGGTGAACAATcttttttaaaatgatttaaatgaaaaacatgCATTCACATATTAATTTAGACCCTGAATATTACcaatataaattgaaatttttttcattatgaatgttttttttttaccagctAGTATCTAAGAAACATTGTTGCTTCATCCACTGATTCTCAAGAGTCCGCAGGTTAACGTGGACGTGTATCAACGTATCGAATTTCCGAAAGTTTAACAGGCGTGTCAAGATCTCATTCAGTGTTTTTGATAGTGCTATATAATACGAGGCTGCTAACACTCGGTAATAGGGAATAATTAGTTCCGGTCTTATCGGATGATCTGAGAGCGTGTTGCAGACGGCTGAAGAAACTCGGCTGCAAAACGGGGAACTATACAAATCGTAAGTGGTTGAAGATGGATGCATCGTAAAGAAAAGTCACCCGGTATAGAAACGTCTCTTATACTTCATGAAGTTTGTATAGTATACCTGAGAAATAATAAACGTGACAAAATCAAGATTGCCGTCAATTAGCGCAGCTCGATCTCCCCTCAGAGTGGCGCCGTCAATTCGAGtcgtgtataaataaaacaaaagtgCAAGTTTTAGGACCCTTCGACTGACCCCTGCATCTCATCTGCAGGCTCATCCTTCCCTTCTCACCCTTCGTCTCCGCGTTCCATTCTTCGCGCTCTAGTCGTGCGTTTGGAGGGCGGGTGGGGGTGACTTTTTACACGAAACGGGAAACGGGTCGAGAAGGTGGAGACATCGCGACAGATGGCGCTCAACAAGTCGTGGTGCGTCGCCCGAGGCGTCGGAGGTTCGCGATCAATGCACACCGCACGCGACCTCTCGCTCCTCGTCTCTGTCCCTCTTTTCGCGTATTCCTCCCCCTTTCCCCCAACTTCGTATCCAGTTTTCTCCCCCGCAGACTCGCGATTTGAATCGCGGCGCCTCCCCGCTTCTTTACTCCGAATATAAAAGCCACCCTTGCGCGAGGGGTGGAGGAGTGGGAGGGAGAGGGGGGGCTCACTTGCACCTTGTCCAACCAATTATGCACACTCGTTTATCGACGCCATGGTCACGTTTTTCGTTGAATCTGAATCGTCACGGTTACTCCAGCATCTGGACCCTCCAtctttttttcggaaaattgttttgtatAAAAAGAGTGCGTTGCAGTaatgatgaattttaaaaatgtcttCTTCTTATCGGACAAACGATCATCAAATAACACGATTTTTaagacaaaaacgaaaattttatacaccctATTCAATGTTTAATAAGACGCGAATCCTTTGGCAAACGTAATACTATATTGTGTATACTCTTGATATGGATTCTAACTCTTGGTACCTTCGGGAAACGATGCGGTGGCGAACTGAAATTGAATTGCATGAGCGAATTCACGTGATTCCTGGTAACTCGAGCGAATGGGGTCCTTCGCTCCTTGTTATCAGGGGCTCATCCACCTACATGCACGTACGACACGAGCATTCTCCTTTCCCGTTCACCTGGATCTCGAAATTAAGACAACTCTTTGAACCATCGAGAATTTGGTTTCGCGGCTGCAAGATTCCCTTGATTTGTACGTTTCGTCCTGATCGACAATTTCCACAACCCGTCAAATGTTGCTTGTTTCAATGTACGCGGCAGTCAAGTTCCGTTcttaatttcgaaatttttttttaaagaaattagtAATCGCAGAAAACTGATAAACCGTTGGttcgttttgatttttgtatttacGTTAAAgaacatttttcgttttgaacTCCTTCGCGTTGatctcaatttatttttgctcATCTTATTCGTTttgtttcgtgtttttttttatggggCACTCGTGAAAGGCGTTCTAGACCGGGTCTTACGGCCTTTCATGCTCGTAAAACGCAGACTTATCGTtaatttgaaaagcgctgTCCACTAAACGGTGCACGGTGTGTCAGAAGTTTGGATTTTACGAGAGTTTCGCGGCAATTCCTCTGCAGCCTATCTGTCATTTACCCAGCATGCAGCTTTCCGTTGCACGTGGGGACCAGATCACCGTTAGAATCGTTATCACCCGCAGCACGCTATCTTTATACGTTGTTCACGATGCCTGTTTTTCCCtacttttattacatttttgtaaataataaaaacctTTTTCCTCACCTGTGCGCGTCAATCACATCATTCGCCATTCTTTTTTCGCATGCTAATGTCCTCTCGCGTGTAgacggagaaaaattttgacgttaTTTTCATCCGAAAGAGGATTTCATCTCTGAAAGAAATTCAGTTATTTCGacgttttatcatttttcgacAATCAATTTCACGTgtttgttgcaaaaaaaagggTCCTTTTCGAAAGATgatcaaatttaaataaaatttgtaccCAAATAcggggagaaattttttttttatcacctttgCAAggtttataaagaaaaaaatattactttcCCACCATATTAGGTAACTGCAAAATTTTACTAAATCAATATTGTCACGACCTAAGGTACAATATTAAACAAAGGTACTTGATAATATGATAACAAATGACTACACAAGTATAATTACACAATAATTATCAACAATCAATCATCTTAGCACAAAGAGtgtgatattatatttttcaattcttgcttataattatgatttttgataatggtaaaaaatcaaagcaataaaaattgtatattttcttctcaaaaaacaagagaaaactTTAAACAACATCGAGCTTGAATCctatgaaaatgtaatttcattttcaaattccgcATGTACATGACAACAGATGTACTCATATGTATAAGAGATGTGACAGAATGGCGCGGTGATACCGCAATGGGGTCAGGTGCACATTTCGGTTGATGTAAagggagggagaaagagagccGTAACCCGGTGGTAAGTAGATGGTGCTTTGGACCACTTTTATATCAGTGTTTTTACATCACGCGTTTCATTTGCGGCGGAGGTCCTGGCTAAGTTGTTTTACCCCGAGTTTTTGCTCCCTCTACAcaccctcccccctccccccttctgAAAAGTATACAGCTGGGTATGGATGGGCATTGGAGCCTACGCCTGCGCACCCACCGAGAGA is a window from the Diprion similis isolate iyDipSimi1 chromosome 6, iyDipSimi1.1, whole genome shotgun sequence genome containing:
- the LOC124406683 gene encoding nose resistant to fluoxetine protein 6-like, giving the protein MFPHLNVLVVVLFVTLMISLGFASMEMGTSIHGSDQTRMWIKRIVRSSRGPWIEGFKSFLNTSESSCADEVAVFIEAIESDQEWALQMLDASSSLQSGLMKGNFRDIGMYDECIEVNEQYNHLGIRAKHCMVSLGSMSPDLSAIIDIDYVRIFSSICLPSSCNETHVEQIINAIIANTPAINDLEFETSTASCAQVGSDDLSAGEIYTLIFVVAVIAFMIACTVCDFASRRKPTEASSLMNTLSKFSLYTNALAVLSTEVKPDSLQSLDGIRVLSMCWVVLGHRFLTSSIRPIVNLFEVYEWSNSWTSLYLEAAPLAVETFFVVGGFLMAYLLLKTMKSGKRINWPLLYLRRYLRLTPSLAVVILFVSFLTNRFGNGPVWRTSLTAGVEGCKKNGWFNLLYLQNLINPENSCLMHTWYLAADMQLFWISPIVIYPLYRWPKHGIRILYFFILASIVAPTVVLIINGYTNRIITMDVDLGKIVVNDFIDFYMTTYNRACAYFLGILLGYDVATKKRQLTKVNVSINWIVTAVLFLFCACATHFNYNKDFVDNRLLEVVLVVTLRPCWSIAIAWIIYACTQGYGGPVNRFLSAPFFRPLSRLSYSIYLLHFSIQSQRNAVARTPVSFSNSLIIYEYLIDLALSIVAAFVFTLFFESPFVVLAKIFDNPKSESNQVTLARGTTKDLPAKNPEIRNKSRKKD